From the Catharus ustulatus isolate bCatUst1 chromosome 2, bCatUst1.pri.v2, whole genome shotgun sequence genome, the window AAAAGGGGAGATGTGAAAAGAGGAATTCTCTTTTCTTGCCTCTACATAAAAACTGTCTAAAGCTGTTGAAGCTGAACATTTTCAGCTCCAGCTCACCCTGTAGTTTATaccacaaataaacaaacatccctcctcttccagctgctTCCATCCAACTGATCCATCCccagttttcaggaaaaaacccttaaaGGAGCCTTCTTTTGGCAGTACCACACAAATACTCCCCAAATATGGCCCAAATTCCCACTACTTACATCTCTATCCTATGAATGCAACACAGAACACTGCTGGGAGCAATGGAACAACACTGTGGGATACAACAACTCTGGGAAGGAAATCaaggaaattcttttttttccttttttttttttttgcatttctaagATATTCCACTACTTTAGAAGAGGAAATACTCACAGGTATTAATGCTTATATAAGATCCAAAAATCAACCAAAAGGTGTCTGTAGAAAAAGTATTAAGATTCCTAATagtaaaaatatctgcaaatttaattacaaatacatttccaaagcaaaatCCTTAATTAAGTACATCAGGGTGGGTCAGTATTGACAGTGTTCCTTGAGGAGGAAGTGAGCAGCTAAATATGGAATATTTACACTGAGAGATCCACCTATGTCAAATATATAAAGTGAAGCAGCCCTATTTACAGTCTGGAACCTAAAGGTTATCATGGAAGAGCAATAAAACTGCTGTaacatggagatttttttttttttttaagtactgcTGATTTCATGCATTTGTTCTACCACCTGCCCTAAGATTTCATCCACCACATCAATGTCATAATTCACTTGCTGCAGGTCCAGGTCAGGCATGATGGTGGCCAGGAGTTGTCCCACGTTGACACGGAGAGAACGGAGCTTCAGGCTGGGGAGAGAACAGGAAAGGATCAGATGGAGATGGAATTCTGTGGGCAGAGCCCACCCAACAAAGCTGCACTGATAATCCACACTGGAGATGCTCCATGACTCCCATaaaccatcaaaaaaaaaaaaaaaatagatgcaGGTAAAGCTGCATCAAGATTATTTCTAAATCTATCGGTTTTTCCAAGCTTCTCTGCAGTTTTCAGCTTCAAATTCCCTCAGTTTCAAACCACTACTGAACTGTATTCCtgtcaaatatttcagaataagCATTGGTACAATCCTTTACCCCACACCACCTGGATTTCTCCAAGCAATATTAAGCCCTGCTATTTTGATCCATTGAGAAACCCAAACTACCACAACCCACGAGAACAAAAGGAGAGAACAGAGGAAAAGGCAAGAAAGAGGAGTTTGTCcaaaagtttttgaaaaaatataggaaataaGAGTTATAGCCCAGGGAAAAGGCTGTGCCtccctttttttggtttctttcctgGATGTCCTTGCTGTGTCCTCTTCCTGATCAAATTGTTTTGCCATGAGCCATCCCTTCTGTGGCCCATTTCCTTCTACTCTCAGTTCCTTTCTCATCTCCATGAccagttctcccagtgctgccataTCTCCATCAACTTGTGGGGGAAGTTACTTCCAAGTCCTGCATTTATTTGCTAATTCTTTTAGTAAACACAAGTCAGAGctataaggaaaaataaaattaaatgctgacggataatttttaatgtgtctaaatttctttttttaagattgAGAGGGGTGTCTGGAAATCATCCAGCCAGGGTGTCCAGGGGTGTGGATCCAGCActccctggctgggctgagcacCAGGAGGAGTCACTtggccagggcagcccagcaggaggTGGTTTGTGCCACCAGCAGAGTGCACTGCTGGCTCACATTGCACCGCCACTCCCCCAgcaccttcctgcagctgctctcccagcttgTGATCCTGCATGGAGCTCTCAGGTGTccttctggaattttctgggttttttttttcccagcccatTTGTCCAATTTGTCACagtccctcagcagcagctctgccctcctgagTTCCCTCTAATCTGATGGCATCAGGGATTTATTGATTCATTTGGCTCTGTCAGCCAGGCCATGAATCCCCAGGGTTAgaagagaccccaaaatgacATCCCCAGGGCCAtatccagcctgctcctgagcactCCCACAGACAGTGACTGCTCATCCCAACCCTCACCACTCTGacagggaaattttctttcccaatctccaccctgagcctgccctggtgccatttgaggccatttcctctcctcctttccctgctgttccctcctggcagggacttgtgcagagccacaaggtcccccctgagcctccttttctccaggctgagctttcccagctcagctgctcctccaggatttgttttccagccccttcccagctctgttcccttccctggccctgctccagcccctcaatgtccttttAAAGCAccacagaactggacacaggacttGAGGTGCAAAAGCCTTTTCCATTCTTGGCCTTGCTGCTGATCCCCACTTTGTTCTCAGTCACCCCAAGCTGGTTGTCCTTACTCCCTTTTGACTCccatggggctgcaggtggTTTCCAGGTAGATTTATTCCATGTTTTCCCTGGGATTGAGGCTGCAGTGCACAGGATGCAGCTCTGGCTGGCCTAAATATGGGAAAACAATACTCTCTGCAATGCCTCTCATCTGGTGCCAGGGATCAGTTTGCTGAATTGGACCCTGACCTGAGTCTTTATTTCAGGTGATGTTTCCCCCCTGCATTCTCCCCTCACTCCTCTCCACCTGCTCTGgagttttttgtgtgtgtgctatTCCCACTCCCCAAGAGCTCCAAGCTCTCCAGCTGGAAGTTTCAACCTTGTTTAATTCCAAGATACACCCTGATTCCACAGGATTTGCCTGCAGCAAGGAGTTCTTAAAGGAAAAGTTTCAAATCCAGGCTCTTCAGTtgattcaagagaaaaaaacagactCTCAAAGTGAAGTTCATTACACAGCAGAAAATGATGATCACCCTCTTTCCTGcctcccttttctctccttggtTTGCAAGTTGTGTTTAGAAATTATACAACATTTTGGATATTTAAGAAGTATCAGTTTGCCATTCTGCTGTGCAGTGGCCAATCCTGCTCAcacaaacaaataataaatcaCAAACATCACTtgataaaaaaaccaacaacattAGTTAGGAGTCACAAAAGGCAGTAGAAAAGAATTGAGCATCACATTTTATTATACAATTATCAGACAGAACCTTCATCAAAACATGTAAAATACAACCAACAAGCAAAAACCTTGCAAGAACATCtagaaagaacaaaactgaTACCTTTCTCCATCAGAAAAATTTACAGAGTCTTCTACATTACTGGTGGTAGAATCATTTGCACGTGCTACAGCCTGTGGGATTGAAGCTTTTAActgagccagctctgccttgaGCTCCTCACACTGACAGGCCATTTGATTCTTCTCCACTTCTAGGACTTCAATCTGccaatcaaaagaaaaataaagctgtaaGAACGATTTAAAACATTGTTGTAGTAGAAGTGCAATGAAACAGGGAGTAAAAAGCAGAGATGATTTGAGTGCCAGAGTGTTTTACCTCGCTCTTGTATCTGTCTCTCTCAATGGTGCACTTGTCCAGCTGCCTGAAAACATCATCCAGCTGCACTGCAATCTCATCCACCCtcactcctgctctccccatcAGCACATTTGCTGCACTCAGTCTTTAGGTTCTGCAGGGTGCTGCACTGCTCCCTCAGCGTGGCGATTTCCCCAGGGCCTGCTCATACAGAGCTGTAACCTCTGCCAAGCTCCTCCCCTCAGCGTTTCCTTCTCCAAAGGAGGGCTCTGTCTCCGTTGCCTGATGgcacatttccttttttacatatttattattcatctccaaaagctgctgctccagtgtTTCCACTTGTTTGGGTTAACGCTTCACATTTGCTTTGGTACATTCTTTCTCTTCGCTCAGTAACTGCAGCTgattttttcagttcattttccATCTCTACAGCTGTCTCAGGAACCCCATTGACCTTGTGctcttccttttccatctcttccccAGGAGTCTGCACTGGGATGTCTTCAACCTCTTCCTTTTTCACCACCAGGTTTGGGAGCTCTGTCTGTGTTGCTGAGCTCAGCTGATCGCTTTTTGCCTCTGAAGTGCTTGCAGTGCAAGGTTCCCCACGGGAGTGttctccttctgcttctcctcctgATCCAAATTGATACATTCCATTTTACCACAGAAGCATCAGCATCTGCTGAAGGCTTTGGAGTGCTGCTCTCCTCTAAAATGATgacatcttcatcatcatcctcctcctcgTGGTTGTTGAATGTTTTGTCACTGACCCGAGGTGTCTTTAgggacacaggcactgcagagctctgtgccctcCTTTCAGACTGaggaggaaaatattaaaataatcagtTTATTGCTCAAATGCTGCCAAATCACTTGTTTCCAACCACGTGCACTGTTTAAAATTTAATCACTCCAGAAAATCTCCTGCATGGGATTTTAATTTGTGTAGCCAGAGTAAATTCCTGGAAAAACCAGTGGCTGCCATCCACACATCCCACATTATTCTGAAACAggctcagcattcccagaacATCCCCACAGAGCTTCAGGAGAACAATCTGTGGAATGTGGAGAGCACCCTGAGCAGACAAATCACTAGAAATGctcctctcatttttttccattcacttTGTACTTGACAAAATCTCCAGGTCCCTTTAACCTGGAGCTTCCCATGCTCCCAGAATTCCCACAGGAATTTTAGCCCCCAATACCATCATTTTCATCAAGACattcattttagaaataaacaGCAATCTCCTTTTGTACAGCTCCACTCACCTGCTATCAGCATCCAAATGAGGGGAAGACACTTTAATAAAATAGGCAGAGATCTTCTAACAGCAGCATCTGATGATTTTGGTATAAGTATCCTTGGAAGAGCTTCCTTTGCATTTGGAGGTGAGAATGGTTTGAAGTATTTACTTGAAGaaacagatgtttttaaaaatatttcattattcatCTATAAGACAATGTAAGTTAAGAATGGAAATAAACAGATATTAGTAAATTCTTCAGGAGAGAGTGAAGCAATTCTTTACATACCAACACCTAAAATTCTAACATTTCCATATCCAAGTACCTCCTTGAAcccaggtttgggattttgggatgatgaAAGCTGAGTGGATTATTGCAAATcccagtttttcattttaaagtgcTGTGCAGAACCCCAGGCAAGAGCTTTTCCCAAGCTGTGTCCTGTCTGGAGTTTGCCCATAAGacacaaaccccagcacagacatccctgggaaagctgctcagCTGGCCCAAAATGAacaattatttcacttttagaAATTACTTTTGTACTGGGGGAGCTGTAAGGCAGAGAAACACTAAAACAGAACATGCAACATCTCCAGAAATGATCTTAGGTCAGAAACTGACTCTGAATGCAAATGAAACTAAATCCCACTTGGAAAATTTGATTCTGAGTTACAATCCAGACATTCCCAAGAAACACCTTGATCTGCATCTGGATTTAATCTGAATTTGAGTGTCTCCTGCACAAGTGAAGCTGTTCCACCTCTGTCTATCCCCACTTTTAAGTTCATCTTTCACATCTCTCTCCAACAAATCCCCTTCAAGAACTGCCTGTCCTGCCTTAAAAACAGTCACTGACATTTGACCAGAGATCTTTGTCCTCTCAAACTCCTTCCTGAGAGAAATAGATTTTCCATCATTGGGCAgcaaaaaaaggggattttgggtggtgaGCAAATCCTGCAGAGCCATCAGAGTACCAGTGGATGTTAAGCAGacactggagctgcagcagttaCCTGGTGGCTGTACTCCAGTCGCCTCTTCAgtttttccctgtccctgcacagcagcaaggaaaaaacagaaattaagagCTTGGATTCAAACTGTTCATTCATTCTAAAAACTAAATCTAAGATCTAAAAGCAAACACAATTCTCCTTATCTCAGCTAGATACAACAATCCAAGTATTCTTGTTTATTGAATGAAGATTTCCTCAGGAAGCTGGAAGCTTAGGTTAGCTTAACTTCCAACAAATTGCCTCTggattatttattaaaatatttaaaataaccccaaactCCTACTCTAGAATGTGAGGCAGCATCACAATTACCAAACAGTTTTTGTCACACACCTTTTATTCCTAAATAAATGAATTGATCTTTTCATATTCCTCTATGTGATCTTAAAGTTACACAGCCCAGGTCTCCTAAGAGTTTCCttccaggacaccccaaactgCCAAATCCTATGGGACATCATCCCTTTGGGAACTGGACTTTCACCCCAactgctgcacagctctcctTGGTGTTTTTAGTGCTGAGAGCTTTGTCAAAGTTTCCAGAACTCACTTTTTCTTGTAGGTTTTCTCGTACGTGGGATGTATTAAATCGTCATCCTCCGGTTCTTCTGGCACGTTACAATTCCTGAGGGAAGgaatgggacagaaaaaaaaccagaaggagCTGAAGATCCCTGGTGCTCCCCAGGTGGTCAGGAAGgactgggggtgtccctgggccGTGTCCTTACCGGAATTGAGGGTCAGGGTTGAGGGTGCAGTACCACTTCTCCGGCAAGTGCTCGATTCCGTCCGGGAGCTTGCGCCACTTGAGGCACGCGTCACACTGCACCCACGTCTGGTCAGGCTGTTTCCTGGGGAAAAGCCAAACCTGTCAGGATCTGCACATCACAGAGTGCTCTCATATCAGATAAATCAGGGTCTGTGTGTTCAGCTCTCTGCTGTCACAGTGGGACTCACTGGATCTCCTCGACAGGCAGAGCTAAGGGGTATTCCTcgtttttcttggttttcatcTCGTTCCAGTAATCGTTGAGCTTTTCTCCCAGGGCTGCTATTGTGAGCCTgcaaagaaaagatttaaagaTCACCTTGAATCATCCAATTCTAGCACAGAAAGAACCTTTATAACCTGCAGTAACAGAGTAAGTGCATGAACTTTAATAGGTTGGATATtagcaaaaatttttttttgctggtctgcccagtcaccatccctggatgtgtttaaaaaaacactggatgtgacacttggtgccatggtctagttgagttgttagggcatgggttggactcaatcttgaaggtctcttcaaccctgtgattctgtgaatattttaattgcacaagagtgagggaaaaaagctttgctaaaagcttttctttttttcttttatgaagttttttgggttttttaacaaACCTGTAGAAATGAGGAATTGTCTAAAGTCATGTTTGTCAGCAAAGGAATGCCTGGAAATACAAGTCAGAgcacaaagactgaaaaatcaAGAGTGCTGTTGATTAACAGAGCAAATCCTGGAGAGGTTTCACCAGTTCAGCCtcaacagaaaattttaaaaagcacaaaaccaaTCCTGCACCTCACCCTGGTTTTGGCTGTTCCTGCACATCCCAAGTGCAGCTTCATGGCTACTCTCAGCTGATGTCCAACTTGACAAAAGGAGCTGGCAAACATTTGATCACCTCAAATCTGCACTCTGATAAAAGGAGCAGGTCCAATCTCACCCAGGatcattttcagttttgtttcctgctcgtggtgcagctcagggactcctggcacagccagaggaAGAGATGAGGAACAACAAAGCCCCCAGGTGAGCTGGAGGTGAGGCCAGCCCCTGTCAGCCTGTGGAATTCACCTCTGAGCAATGCAGGGATGAGAAAccaggcccagccctgcctggctcagcACCTGACACCGCCCCGAGCCTTGAATCAACACAAATGTTTGTGCAGTGAACTGAGTGTGCCCAGAGTTTGGGACCAGGTCACCTCTGAAGCCCAGGGGCACCAGAAAGGCAGCAGTGAGCACTGAGGCATGGATGGCACCACATCCCTttcctggggagggaaggagtgCAGGCACCTTTCCATCACTTCACAACTTTCACATCTTGTGAAGCCTGGAGCGCTCAGTGGCACAAAAACCTCCCCAGAAGATGTTTCAAGGGTGGTATCACTGTGTGAGGGTAAAATCAGAGCAAGTGGGAAGTTACATCCCCATTGTGACAGAAATGGAATCAGAGgtgaaatgcagctgctgctccctggatgGAATGCAGCTGGCATGAAGGGAATCTGTTCCTGCATGATAAACAAGGCAGCAGAGTGGAGACACCACtggaatccctgcaggaatgggagCTCCAAGGGCCAGGAGCTGACAGAGCAGCCAAGAAAGGAGAagctgttctgctgctgaaatccCTCTCCTCAGATGAACTGGGTTCATTataatttattgtaatttaaCTCACACCTCCACCCCAAAGTTATGTCCAGGAACAACTGGAAGTGGTACTCAAAGgtttggaggtcttttccaaccttatgatcctgtgattctccTCACTTGTCTGGATATTGACTTCATTATATTTGTTGGGCACCAAGTTCCCCAATTTCCTGGAGTGCTGACAGACAAATCAAACCCAAGGAATTGAAGTggtcaaaaaaacccaacaagtgGAAACCATTCCCTGCTCAAGGGCattcccaattcctgctccAGGATCACCAGTGTTTGCAATCCATGCCCAGAAATTTCCACATTAAAAACACTGTTGGGAAAATGCCTCCTCCTgaacagccacaaaaaaaaagggaaacaaggATGGTGTAGATATtgtgggaaaatattttatggaaagggaaagagataaaaaagtCTAAAAGGAGCTGTTTGCATTTAAACCAGAACACCAgaaacttttcttcttcctatTAAAAGATGCAGTTTATCAAGTATTCCCCAGGAAATGGCAATATGGGAtagaaaatgcagataaaagTACCTGTATTCATTGGTGTAGTCAAAATCTTGTTTGTTGTGAGTTGGTTTTAGGAAGTTGCATTCAATAATCCCAACAACACCCACACCCATGTTGTTTGCCTGCAAGGAATTAAAGTTTATCAGGAAAACCCAACACAAAATCCATGCAGTACTGCAAGAGTTTGCTGGAGGTAATATTAACTGTGCCTACATTGGTAAAAAGGATTTGCTGGCTCCAAGGAGAGGATTTTGATCTAAACCCCCTAAACAACAAATCCTCTGTTTCACCCCTCTGTGCTCAGATTCATATTTTGGTATcaaacagctccaaaaccaaacatttaatacaatttttaacAGCTACATACAGCAAAAAAGGTGATTTTATAAAGCATACATCAGGATCTTGCTTTCCAtccattcttttttaaaatcagtgtttgaagaaaattttccaaGATATCAAAGTATTTGGAAGCCTCATTTTCTTACCTTTAACTGACAGCCAACTCTTTCATAAGCTTTGATGAGTCTGTTTTTGTGGTACATCATTATTCCATAATGatctttgtttctgcagttaAATCCAAAAGTAATTCTGACAGTTTTGGCCTTTGAGCAGATATTAAGGAAAACCAGGGTGAATCTCaaggaacacaaaaaaataagagTTACTCTCAGTGGGTCttacagctttcttttcttatattgagataaaacaacaacaaaaaaaagtattgatGAATTTTGGGTTACAACTGCAACAGAATCCAGCTCTGCAATGGAAATATTCAAGGATACATTGAGAAATTTGGGTCTGTAAATATCCCTCTCGATGAAGGCCAAACTTTTGGAAACCAGCTGTGTTTTCACCTTCTGTCCTCTCAGGATGATCTGCATGGTTGGTTTCAGGTACAGAATACTGCAGTAAGCCTACAAAACACACAttctattaaaattaaaacatttaaaccCTCCAGAttccaaaaaataaaccaattttCAAAATCCACCACGTACTCGTAGCGAGTAATCACTTTCTGGAACGATCTGGTCCAGCCTCTCCTGTTTTTTGTAGCCTCTTTTGCCTGTTTCATCCAAGTCTTCTGGAATCCTGATGTCATATTTATCCTTGTCAAAGTCAAAttctggtttgttgtttttatctCTAAGAATTAAGAAGGGAAAATGTATTAATTATAGGGGGAAAAAGTAAATGCAAGAGGAGGTTGttgcaggaaaaagggaaaaaagggaatttgctAAATTTCAGATTTGAGTCCAGCTTGTTGCACAGCTTGTTCAGATTCCACACA encodes:
- the LOC116992452 gene encoding LOW QUALITY PROTEIN: MORC family CW-type zinc finger protein 3-like (The sequence of the model RefSeq protein was modified relative to this genomic sequence to represent the inferred CDS: inserted 4 bases in 4 codons; deleted 2 bases in 2 codons; substituted 1 base at 1 genomic stop codon); this translates as MAAKTQGGIRLSALCPKFLHTNSTSHTWPFSAIAELIDNAYDPDVSAKQIWIDKTVINDNICLTFTDNGNGMNSEKLHKMLSFGFSEKSVMNGRVPVGLYGNGFKSGSMRLGKDAIVFTKNGDTMSVGLLSQTFLEVTKAEHVMVPIVTFTNQRQISDPAESRNSLKAILTHSLFSTEEKLLAELDAIIGKKGTRIIIWNLRKDKNNKPEFDFDKDKYDIRIPEDLDETGKRGYKKQERLDQIVPESDYSLRAYCSILYLKPTMQIILRGQKVKTQLVSKSLAFIERDIYRPKFLNAKTVRITFGFNCRNKDHYGIMMYHKNRLIKAYERVGCQLKANNMGVGVVGIIECNFLKPTHNKQDFDYTNEYRLTIAALGEKLNDYWNEMKTKKNEEYPLALPVEEIQKQPDQTWVQCDACLKWRKLPDGIEHLPEKWYCTLNPDPQFRNCNVPEEPEDDDLIHPTYEKTYKKKDREKLKRRLEYSHQMNNEIFLKTSVSSSKYFKPFSPPNAKEALPRILIPKSSDAAVRRSLPIXIKVSSPHLDADSRXSERRAQSSAVPVSLKTPRVSDKTFNNHEEEDDDEDVIILEESSTPKPSADADASVVKXECINLDQEEKQKENTPXGEPCTASTSEAKSDQLSSATQTELPNLVVKKEEVEDIPVQTPGEEMEKEEHKVNGVPETAVEMENELKKSAAVTERRERMYQSKCEALTKQVETLEQQLLEMNNKYVKKEMCHQATETEPSFGEGNAEGRSLAEVTALYEQAXGEIATLREQCSTLQNLKTECSKCADGESRSEVDEIAVQLDDVFRQLDKCTIERDRYKSEIEVLEVEKNQMACQCEELKAELAQLKASIPQAVARANDSTTSNVEDSVNFSDGESLKLRSLRVNVGQLLATIMPDLDLQQVNYDIDVVDEILGQVVEQMHEISST